A single region of the Fusarium fujikuroi IMI 58289 draft genome, chromosome FFUJ_chr05 genome encodes:
- a CDS encoding putative HOL1-like protein, with protein MAVPSAHDLDEVLPGTRRLFADEHASVASGDASIEKHGDVILVPPPTKSPNDPLNWSLARKTWHSFLVCYIVALTAATSNVAGAASTGVNEQYGISYDVFNTGAGVLFVAIGYWTLLSSPATHLYGRRILYLVGTVWGLIGNIWFGHLKTTGDTIWSQLFVGASESVAEAVVQLSLLDIWFEHQNGTSLGMYTLATTVGTYVGPLIGGHLAENVGWRWIGHMGAIASGFTLVLFYFGLEETAFERNRYLNLHQTEERDANRGNVEGIPAATGDHVVTKDAEEKNMSPPVDEEAAISRTASAVRREEVERNRLEAAFARKKSYWQRIALITPASNLRGLGLTQYVHRLWHTMRIFSFPAVWFAGLQWGMQNIALSFYLTVEEDYWVNEPYNYSDSAVANMNIPCLIGSVIGCFYGGYCSDKFILWKAKRNNGIMEAEFRLYLMALCVIIFPLGMWLFGIGSAHGWDWPVPYVALGFIGFGYGCAGDLSITYLADSYPDMVLEGMVGVAVINNTLATIFTFVCSYWIDTGLQNTFIELGILSFVIIMSSLPMAIWGKASRRWTLERYANFLRIRDGMDG; from the coding sequence ATGGCCGTTCCGTCTGCTCACGATCTCGATGAAGTCCTTCCGGGCACAAGACGTCTCTTCGCCGACGAGCACGCCAGCGTCGCTTCCGGCGATGCCAGTATCGAAAAGCATGGCGATGTCATCCTCGTTCCCCCTCCGACAAAGTCTCCCAATGATCCATTGAACTGGAGTCTTGCGCGCAAGACCTGGCATTCGTTTCTCGTGTGCTACATTGTCGCTTTGACCGCCGCCACCTCCAATGTCGCTGGTGCTGCGAGCACAGGTGTCAATGAGCAATACGGGATTAGTTACGATGTTTTCAATACGGGCGCTGGTGTGCTCTTTGTCGCGATCGGATACTGGACGCTTCTCAGCTCGCCTGCGACGCATCTTTACGGACGACGAATTCTATATTTGGTAGGCACGGTATGGGGTCTTATTGGCAACATTTGGTTCGGCCATTTGAAGACCACTGGCGACACGATTTGGTCTCAGCTCTTCGTCGGGGCTTCCGAATCTGTCGCCGAGGCGGTTGTCCAATTGTCTCTACTAGACATTTGGTTCGAGCACCAGAATGGTACTTCGCTGGGTATGTATACCCTTGCCACTACGGTCGGAACCTATGTTGGCCCTTTGATCGGAGGCCATTTGGCAGAGAATGTCGGCTGGCGCTGGATTGGCCACATGGGCGCAATTGCCTCTGGCTTTACCCTCGTCCTCTTTTACTTCGGTCTTGAGGAGACAGCCTTTGAGCGCAATCGCTACCTCAATCTCCACCAGACTGAGGAGCGCGACGCCAATCGCGGTAATGTTGAGGGTATTCCCGCGGCTACTGGCGACCATGTCGTTACCAAGGAtgccgaggagaagaacatgTCGCCTCCagttgacgaagaagctGCGATCTCTCGAACCGCATCTGCAGTGCGACGAGAGGAGGTCGAGCGCAACAGACTGGAGGCTGCGTTCGCGCGCAAGAAGTCTTACTGGCAGCGCATTGCTCTCATCACTCCAGCGTCCAACCTGCGTGGTTTGGGATTGACGCAGTATGTCCACCGCCTGTGGCACACGATGCgcatcttttcctttcccGCAGTTTGGTTCGCTGGTCTTCAGTGGGGAATGCAGAACATTGCATTGTCCTTCTACCTCACCGTTGAGGAGGATTATTGGGTGAACGAGCCGTACAACTACAGCGACTCTGCTGTCGCCAACATGAACATTCCTTGTCTGATTGGAAGTGTCATCGGCTGTTTCTACGGCGGATACTGCAGCGACAAGTTCATCCTCTGGAAGGCTAAGCGCAACAACGGCATCATGGAGGCCGAGTTCCGTCTCTACCTCATGGCCCTCTGCGTGATCATCTTCCCATTGGGTATGTGGCTGTTCGGTATCGGCTCAGCGCATGGTTGGGACTGGCCTGTTCCCTACGTCGCGCTGGGCTTTATCGGCTTCGGCTACGGTTGCGCTGGTGATCTGAGTATCACGTACCTAGCCGACAGCTATCCCGACATGGTTCTCGAGGGCATGGTTGGTGTCgctgtcatcaacaacaccctcGCCACTATCTTCACATTCGTGTGCAGCTACTGGATTGACACTGGTCTACAGAACACCTTCATCGAGCTTGGTATTCTTagcttcgtcatcatcatgtcgtCGCTGCCCATGGCTATTTGGGGCAAGGCGTCGCGTCGCTGGACTTTGGAGCGGTATGCCAACTTCTTGCGCATTCGCGATGGTATGGACGGTTGA